In Legionella lytica, one genomic interval encodes:
- a CDS encoding phasin family protein: protein MNQPNFEKWSDLAKKLQEPFQAIAELNVKTLQGITYIKPEELASIKKPEELLEKQINLAVENGHKALDYMQKSFQIVEKAMLSLVEEAKKTGSDKH from the coding sequence ATGAATCAACCCAATTTTGAAAAATGGAGCGATCTGGCTAAGAAATTACAAGAGCCTTTCCAAGCCATCGCTGAATTAAATGTTAAAACATTGCAAGGTATTACTTATATTAAACCAGAAGAACTTGCTAGTATAAAAAAGCCTGAAGAATTATTAGAAAAGCAAATTAATTTGGCTGTGGAAAATGGTCATAAGGCTTTGGATTATATGCAAAAATCTTTTCAAATTGTTGAAAAGGCAATGTTAAGTCTGGTTGAAGAAGCTAAAAAAACCGGATCTGATAAGCATTAA
- a CDS encoding BaiN/RdsA family NAD(P)/FAD-dependent oxidoreductase codes for MEEVDVIIVGAGAAGLMCAIEASKRRRKVLVIDHANKVGKKILMSGGGRCNFTNYYIEPEKYNSHNSHFFKSALSRYTQWDFISLVQKHSIPFHEKTLGQLFCDNKSKDIVDMLLKECDKAGSKIQLQTSIEKIQKGEQFKLYTTKGTFHCQSLVIASGGLSIPTMGASPFAYKVAEQFGMKVWPTRAGLVPLTLDVTEKEKIALLSGVSVDSIAKNERIAFRENTLFTHRGLSGPAILQLSSYWHAGEHIDINLLPEINLLETLKTARTTSPHKQLNSVLANYLPKRVVELFAPPQLAEKKLADLANRDLELIANQINSWQIKPNGTEGYRTAEVTIGGVDCNAVSSKTMEANEVSGLYFIGEALDVTGWLGGYNFQWAWSSGWAAGQVV; via the coding sequence ATGGAAGAAGTAGATGTCATCATTGTTGGTGCAGGGGCTGCAGGCCTCATGTGCGCTATTGAAGCCAGCAAACGCCGTCGAAAAGTACTAGTTATTGATCATGCCAATAAAGTCGGCAAAAAAATCTTAATGTCTGGTGGCGGCCGTTGTAATTTTACCAATTATTACATCGAGCCTGAAAAATATAACTCCCACAATTCCCATTTCTTTAAATCCGCCTTATCACGATATACACAATGGGATTTTATTTCTTTAGTTCAAAAGCATTCCATTCCCTTTCACGAAAAAACTTTAGGACAATTGTTTTGTGACAATAAATCAAAAGACATTGTCGACATGCTCTTAAAGGAATGTGATAAAGCGGGAAGCAAAATCCAGTTGCAAACGAGTATTGAGAAAATACAAAAAGGCGAACAATTTAAGCTGTATACCACAAAAGGAACATTCCATTGCCAATCATTGGTTATTGCGAGTGGTGGCCTATCCATTCCCACCATGGGAGCTAGCCCTTTTGCTTATAAAGTGGCAGAGCAATTTGGTATGAAAGTATGGCCTACACGTGCAGGCTTAGTCCCTCTTACTTTAGATGTTACCGAAAAAGAAAAAATAGCCTTACTCTCTGGAGTGAGCGTCGATAGCATTGCCAAAAACGAGCGCATTGCGTTTCGCGAAAACACCCTATTCACGCACCGCGGCTTAAGTGGCCCCGCAATTCTACAGCTATCGTCTTATTGGCATGCCGGAGAACACATTGATATTAATCTGCTCCCAGAAATCAATCTGTTAGAAACCTTAAAAACGGCAAGAACTACCAGCCCACATAAACAATTAAATTCCGTATTAGCCAATTACCTACCTAAGCGGGTTGTTGAACTGTTTGCCCCCCCACAGCTAGCAGAAAAAAAACTAGCCGATTTAGCCAATCGTGATTTAGAGCTGATAGCCAATCAAATTAACTCCTGGCAAATAAAGCCGAATGGGACTGAGGGCTATCGCACTGCCGAAGTAACCATTGGTGGTGTTGATTGCAATGCAGTTTCCTCAAAAACGATGGAGGCGAATGAAGTCTCTGGACTTTATTTCATTGGCGAAGCCTTAGATGTAACCGGATGGCTTGGTGGTTACAATTTTCAATGGGCCTGGTCTTCAGGATGGGCAGCCGGGCAAGTTGTGTAG
- the lptG gene encoding LPS export ABC transporter permease LptG, whose product MSMNILDRYIAKTVLMSIGMVTLMLVGLQIFILFVDQLGDLGRVDYGIMQAAFFVLLQMPYQVYLFFPMASLLGCLIGLGIMANHSELVVMRSSGKSILQITGAVLKASVFLIVLVTILGETVVPFLSHYAHDYKTAAVSGGQTLRTSKGFWLRNNNDFISVGQVLPDYVLHDIYQFRFDEQRHLKVARFIREAKYIDQAWMAYDVQETEFQGDSTNAQTFATILWDVPVKPKILTISSIDPDEMTLHELNRYIREQKRSHQNVHTYQFAFLQRIVQPFTTMVMMVLAIPFIFGPLRSSTMGSKLLVGAAVGFGFHILSRFFGPVSTVFQLPPALAALGPTFIFAVLGIYLMTRVR is encoded by the coding sequence ATTAGCATGAACATTCTAGATCGTTATATTGCAAAAACTGTCCTTATGTCCATTGGGATGGTTACCTTAATGCTGGTTGGGTTACAGATTTTTATTTTATTTGTTGACCAGCTTGGCGATTTAGGGCGGGTTGATTATGGGATTATGCAAGCGGCTTTTTTTGTTCTATTGCAAATGCCTTATCAAGTTTATTTATTTTTTCCTATGGCCAGTTTATTAGGTTGCTTGATTGGCTTGGGGATTATGGCGAATCATAGTGAGTTAGTGGTGATGCGCTCCTCTGGGAAATCGATATTACAGATTACCGGAGCGGTTTTAAAAGCATCAGTCTTCTTAATTGTACTCGTTACCATCCTCGGAGAAACGGTTGTTCCGTTTTTATCTCATTATGCCCATGATTATAAAACGGCGGCGGTGAGTGGTGGTCAGACATTAAGAACCTCCAAAGGGTTTTGGTTACGTAATAATAATGATTTTATTTCTGTAGGCCAGGTTTTACCTGATTATGTATTGCATGATATTTATCAGTTTCGCTTCGATGAGCAGCGTCATCTAAAAGTAGCTCGTTTTATTCGCGAAGCCAAATACATCGACCAAGCCTGGATGGCTTATGATGTGCAAGAGACAGAGTTTCAGGGCGACAGCACAAACGCTCAAACTTTTGCAACTATTCTTTGGGATGTTCCAGTAAAGCCTAAGATCTTAACTATTAGCAGTATTGATCCGGACGAAATGACCTTACACGAGCTTAATCGTTATATTCGCGAGCAGAAGCGTAGCCATCAAAATGTGCATACCTACCAGTTCGCATTTCTGCAACGAATAGTGCAACCATTTACTACGATGGTAATGATGGTCTTGGCTATTCCCTTTATTTTTGGTCCCTTACGTTCGTCGACTATGGGTTCCAAGTTATTGGTTGGTGCTGCGGTTGGATTCGGTTTTCATATATTAAGTCGCTTTTTTGGTCCAGTAAGCACTGTATTCCAATTACCACCAGCATTAGCTGCTTTAGGTCCTACCTTTATTTTTGCTGTATTGGGAATTTATTTGATGACTCGGGTGAGGTAG
- a CDS encoding Rieske 2Fe-2S domain-containing protein gives MIITYLGHAGFCVETTSTIIVLDPWLSPFGAFDSSWFQYPRNHHMAHYIIDLFNKSKKEKYIYISHEHKDHFDPAFLNSLENRDFSFILAEFQHPIVKDDLMQMDYQCKQILELKDKESLVFQDGSSLNMFVIDSELECDSGVLIKANAKTFLNINDCKINERLEAITKEYGPIDVFAAQFSGAIWHPTCYDYDLLTYEKISLSKKTVKFELTARAIETVKPTFYFPSAGPPCFLDPMLIHKNFEPINIFPRAPELIEYLNKRCNDSNTKWPELMPGDALDVVASQWLHLAPNRLNDAEFYHTVQSYANDYTDYFYKRELENNKINPQQVFLALQKDLEEKVKCLKLVHEEVTVPLYWKIQDYDLMYQVNFKEKTVTTVKTILDTHHYYLIEAPAWQVHKVLQKEINWPDFALTFRVKLSRKPDLYSTLIHGFITLDASSIGRLCELMKSYLERRERIIVHYEGKQYSILRYCKHQGADLSQGWIENGCLVCPRHRWHYDLKDGGKCITNLTSIEAICLDENTEKK, from the coding sequence ATGATAATTACTTACTTAGGGCATGCGGGCTTTTGTGTAGAAACCACGTCAACCATTATCGTTTTAGATCCTTGGTTGTCCCCCTTTGGGGCGTTTGACTCCTCCTGGTTTCAATATCCAAGAAACCATCATATGGCTCATTATATTATTGATTTATTTAACAAAAGCAAAAAAGAAAAATACATCTACATCAGCCATGAGCACAAGGACCATTTTGATCCTGCTTTTTTAAACTCACTAGAAAATAGAGATTTCTCCTTTATTTTGGCCGAATTTCAGCATCCCATAGTCAAAGATGACTTAATGCAAATGGATTATCAGTGTAAACAAATCCTTGAATTAAAAGATAAGGAAAGCCTAGTCTTTCAAGATGGTTCCAGCCTCAACATGTTTGTTATTGATTCAGAGCTTGAATGCGACTCAGGTGTCCTCATCAAAGCCAATGCGAAAACATTTCTCAATATTAATGATTGTAAGATTAACGAGCGCTTAGAAGCCATAACCAAAGAATACGGACCAATAGATGTATTCGCAGCTCAATTTTCCGGAGCCATCTGGCATCCTACCTGTTATGACTATGATCTACTTACTTATGAAAAAATTTCCTTAAGCAAAAAAACAGTGAAATTTGAACTGACGGCACGAGCAATTGAAACAGTAAAACCTACGTTTTATTTTCCTTCCGCAGGCCCCCCCTGCTTTTTAGATCCGATGCTCATCCATAAAAATTTTGAGCCAATTAATATTTTCCCCAGAGCACCCGAACTCATTGAGTATTTAAATAAGCGTTGCAACGATTCAAATACAAAATGGCCAGAGCTGATGCCAGGAGATGCTTTAGATGTGGTTGCATCTCAATGGCTTCATTTAGCGCCTAATCGACTTAACGATGCTGAGTTTTATCACACCGTGCAATCCTATGCGAATGACTATACTGATTATTTTTATAAACGTGAGCTGGAAAATAATAAGATAAATCCACAACAAGTTTTTTTGGCTTTGCAAAAGGACTTAGAGGAAAAAGTTAAATGCTTAAAATTAGTCCATGAAGAAGTAACGGTTCCTCTTTATTGGAAAATTCAAGATTATGACTTGATGTATCAAGTTAATTTTAAGGAAAAAACCGTAACCACGGTCAAAACTATCCTCGATACCCATCATTATTACCTAATTGAGGCCCCTGCCTGGCAAGTGCATAAGGTATTACAAAAAGAAATCAACTGGCCTGATTTTGCTTTAACCTTTAGAGTAAAACTGTCTCGCAAACCCGATTTGTATAGTACGCTTATTCATGGATTTATTACTTTAGATGCAAGCAGCATCGGTAGGCTATGTGAACTAATGAAATCGTATTTAGAGCGTCGCGAACGCATCATCGTTCATTATGAAGGGAAACAGTATTCTATTTTAAGATATTGCAAACATCAGGGAGCCGATTTATCACAAGGCTGGATTGAAAATGGCTGCTTAGTCTGTCCAAGACATCGTTGGCATTATGACTTGAAAGATGGGGGTAAATGCATCACCAATCTAACGAGTATTGAGGCGATTTGTCTGGATGAGAATACAGAAAAAAAATAG
- the lptF gene encoding LPS export ABC transporter permease LptF: protein MIIFRYLAKEVFVTLIALTSILVLIFLSNQLIQYLNRAASGSIPGVIIMKLMMLELPTLLSLLVPLGFYIAMLVAYGRLYAESEMTVLRACGYGSGQLLKHSFIMASFVAVIVAAVMIWASPYIYIERAKLLRTTGIQTLVQTIMPGRFHAINDGQQVFYVQSMSRDHTKAEQVFLAKRSTEKEKTRWDVLWADKAYAETDAKTGEDYIILQDGKEYQGTPGHANYQIAEFGEYKARLPHPIVKISDDLRTFSTASLWPLNNVDRGKAAELQWRLSVPLMVLTLTLVAVPLSRINPRSGKYAKLFPAILIYILYANLMFIGRNAVVSGAIPQWIGLWWIHLLVAALGLFLIWRNQVKLA from the coding sequence GTGATCATTTTTCGTTATTTAGCTAAAGAAGTGTTTGTCACTTTGATTGCGCTAACATCTATACTCGTTTTAATTTTTTTGAGTAATCAATTAATTCAATATTTAAATCGGGCTGCTTCTGGAAGCATTCCCGGGGTTATTATTATGAAATTAATGATGCTTGAATTACCAACTTTGTTAAGCTTGTTGGTTCCTTTAGGCTTTTATATTGCCATGCTTGTCGCTTATGGACGTTTGTATGCCGAGAGTGAAATGACCGTATTAAGAGCCTGTGGTTATGGCTCAGGCCAATTACTAAAACACAGCTTTATTATGGCATCATTCGTTGCGGTTATTGTCGCTGCGGTGATGATCTGGGCTAGTCCATACATCTATATTGAGCGAGCTAAATTACTCCGTACTACTGGTATTCAAACTTTAGTCCAAACAATTATGCCGGGACGATTCCATGCGATTAATGATGGGCAGCAGGTTTTTTATGTGCAATCAATGAGTCGCGATCATACAAAGGCGGAACAAGTCTTCTTGGCAAAACGCAGCACTGAAAAGGAGAAGACTCGTTGGGATGTCTTATGGGCTGATAAGGCTTATGCAGAAACTGACGCAAAAACCGGGGAAGACTATATTATCTTGCAAGATGGTAAGGAGTATCAAGGAACCCCTGGGCATGCTAATTATCAAATTGCTGAGTTTGGTGAATATAAGGCACGTTTACCGCACCCTATTGTCAAAATAAGCGATGATTTGCGTACCTTCAGTACCGCAAGTTTATGGCCATTAAATAACGTTGATCGAGGTAAGGCTGCGGAGTTGCAATGGCGTTTATCCGTCCCTTTAATGGTACTCACGCTTACCCTAGTTGCGGTGCCCTTGAGTCGTATTAATCCACGTTCAGGTAAATATGCTAAATTATTTCCGGCAATTCTTATTTACATTCTCTATGCCAACTTGATGTTCATTGGGCGTAATGCCGTAGTTTCTGGAGCGATCCCTCAATGGATAGGCTTATGGTGGATACATCTTCTCGTAGCGGCTCTGGGATTATTCCTAATCTGGCGTAATCAGGTGAAATTAGCATGA
- a CDS encoding NAD-dependent epimerase/dehydratase family protein produces the protein MGSYLVTGGSGFLGSHLVDYLIDAGHEVTVIDDFSTGTYEHPQARTIKTNILNVELVRPYFQNIDGCFHLIGIPSVIMTMEDWFHFHATNMQGSLVVFKLAIEAGKIPVVYTSSCAVYGEPLKLPLQENQLAKPLSSYGCDKLAVELNAYALGKNYQLPTLGLRLFNLYGPRQVPQSPYSGVITKFINALKSNIPAIVFGDGNQTRDFIFVKDVVHALVNAMNKVTTDGDVVNICTGSGISINQLAFEIAKLMGKNINHIHHPKRSYDIMHSVGSVEKMRALGFTTTYDFSTGLQETIDFFLKQ, from the coding sequence ATGGGAAGTTATTTAGTCACAGGCGGTTCTGGTTTCTTAGGATCACATTTGGTTGATTATTTAATTGACGCAGGGCATGAAGTTACGGTCATCGACGACTTCTCTACCGGAACTTATGAACACCCACAAGCGAGAACGATTAAAACCAACATACTTAATGTAGAGCTCGTTCGTCCTTATTTCCAAAATATTGACGGCTGTTTCCATTTAATTGGCATTCCATCGGTAATTATGACTATGGAGGATTGGTTTCACTTTCATGCGACAAACATGCAAGGAAGTTTAGTTGTTTTTAAATTAGCCATTGAGGCAGGAAAAATCCCCGTGGTTTATACTTCTTCTTGTGCTGTTTATGGTGAGCCCCTAAAGCTTCCACTTCAAGAAAACCAATTAGCTAAACCACTTTCCTCCTATGGTTGTGACAAATTAGCAGTTGAGTTAAATGCTTATGCTTTAGGAAAAAATTATCAATTACCAACCTTGGGTTTACGCCTCTTTAATTTATATGGCCCAAGACAAGTACCACAATCACCCTACTCAGGAGTAATCACTAAGTTTATTAATGCGCTCAAAAGCAACATCCCCGCGATAGTTTTTGGTGATGGGAATCAAACTAGAGATTTTATTTTTGTGAAAGATGTAGTCCACGCCTTAGTCAATGCAATGAACAAAGTAACTACCGATGGCGATGTTGTTAATATATGTACTGGTAGCGGAATTAGCATCAATCAATTGGCGTTTGAAATTGCGAAACTTATGGGGAAAAATATAAATCATATACATCATCCTAAACGCTCTTACGATATTATGCATTCTGTCGGCAGCGTAGAGAAAATGCGAGCCCTAGGTTTTACAACAACATATGATTTCTCTACTGGATTGCAAGAAACCATCGATTTTTTCTTAAAGCAATAA
- the phbB gene encoding acetoacetyl-CoA reductase, with protein sequence MTKSVAIVTGGTGGIGSAICQRLAADYQVVACYFKHGRHEEAKQWQEEQKKLGFDVDIIYGDVAQFADCEKITAQMMERYGRIDVLINNAGVTQDCSLRKMSPEQWQQVLDANLTSVFNMTRNVIPHMLDKGYGRIISISSINGRKGQFGQCNYASTKAALFGFTKSLALEVASKGVTVNTISPGYIETSMLSGLKQEILDAIIANIPVGRLGRPQEIADAVAFFASPDSGFMTGANLDINGGQYM encoded by the coding sequence ATGACTAAGAGTGTTGCAATCGTTACTGGTGGTACCGGAGGAATTGGTAGTGCAATTTGTCAGCGTCTGGCTGCAGATTATCAAGTAGTTGCTTGTTATTTTAAACATGGACGACATGAAGAAGCCAAACAATGGCAAGAAGAACAAAAAAAACTAGGTTTTGATGTCGACATTATCTATGGTGATGTAGCGCAATTTGCTGATTGTGAAAAAATAACAGCACAAATGATGGAGCGTTATGGACGCATTGACGTGTTGATTAATAATGCAGGCGTTACTCAAGACTGTAGTTTAAGAAAAATGTCTCCAGAACAATGGCAGCAAGTTCTTGATGCCAACTTAACTAGCGTTTTTAACATGACACGCAATGTCATTCCGCATATGTTGGATAAGGGATATGGCCGTATCATTAGTATTTCTTCGATTAATGGACGTAAAGGGCAATTTGGCCAATGTAATTACGCTTCTACCAAAGCCGCATTATTCGGTTTTACCAAAAGTCTTGCCTTAGAAGTAGCAAGCAAAGGAGTTACCGTAAATACTATATCTCCTGGCTACATAGAAACCTCGATGCTCTCAGGCCTTAAACAAGAAATTCTTGATGCAATTATTGCTAATATTCCTGTCGGGCGTTTGGGGCGTCCCCAAGAAATTGCTGATGCGGTTGCTTTTTTTGCTTCCCCAGACAGTGGTTTTATGACTGGAGCAAATTTAGACATTAACGGCGGCCAGTACATGTAG
- a CDS encoding phasin family protein, whose product MNQPNFEKWSDVAKKLQEPLQAIAGLNMKTMQGITYMKPEELAKIKKPEELLEKQINLAVENGHKALEYMQKSFQIYEKAMLSLLDEAKKSAS is encoded by the coding sequence ATGAACCAACCTAATTTTGAAAAATGGAGCGATGTGGCTAAGAAGTTACAAGAACCACTCCAAGCCATTGCTGGATTAAATATGAAAACAATGCAGGGCATTACCTACATGAAACCAGAAGAGCTTGCAAAAATTAAAAAGCCTGAAGAGCTATTAGAAAAGCAAATTAATTTGGCTGTTGAGAATGGTCATAAGGCACTGGAATACATGCAAAAATCTTTTCAAATTTATGAAAAAGCAATGTTAAGCCTACTTGATGAAGCTAAAAAATCAGCTTCATAA
- a CDS encoding polyhydroxyalkanoate synthesis regulator DNA-binding domain-containing protein, with protein MTRLIKKYKNRRLYDTETSQYITLEELQRYVVDGVQFTVEDSMTGKDLTNTILLQIIVEMEAGANQFLSSAILRQIISLANHPMHASLKKMMEQMFVAMEKPLQTNPYTQATENWNQQMQTMMQQWQSLFKS; from the coding sequence ATGACTCGATTAATAAAAAAATATAAAAATCGTCGCCTTTATGATACAGAAACCAGTCAATACATTACTCTTGAAGAGCTACAACGTTATGTCGTGGATGGGGTACAATTTACCGTTGAAGATTCAATGACAGGAAAAGATTTAACAAATACCATTTTGTTACAAATTATTGTCGAGATGGAGGCGGGAGCAAATCAATTTTTATCATCGGCAATTTTGCGACAGATCATTTCCTTAGCGAATCATCCGATGCATGCATCGCTAAAAAAAATGATGGAGCAGATGTTCGTGGCTATGGAAAAACCCCTGCAAACCAATCCTTATACTCAAGCTACTGAAAACTGGAATCAGCAAATGCAAACGATGATGCAGCAGTGGCAGTCTTTATTTAAATCGTAA
- a CDS encoding nucleotide sugar dehydrogenase yields the protein MTQIVAIIGVGYVGLHSALTLSNAGIKVIAFDINEQRINELASGVDQNMEITTVYTQNIKFTHDPEQLKEANYYLISVPTPINSHKIPDLRPLKAASKLVASVLKKGDLVILESTVFPGATRELLIPILNKRSGLTSGTDFFVGYASERIVPGDEHLTQLNTSVRVISGQNEHALKKVEQLYQLIPGIKVHSASSLEVAESSKLLENIQRSVNISLMNEFAQIMDKLKIPFHDVLDAAKTKSNFHPYTPGLVGGHCIPEDPYYLIYQASTSDCIHNLISCAYQTNQQFYYFIINKLTTLLIKQKVVISNAKIALLGMSFKANVNDIRHSLSINLYDNLKSMGINVLACDPLVIQEKIDMDWIDLEELEHCDAIVLCQAHEEFIQIGAQKMSDKLVTNGVFIDVPGVYAHSELRKDILYWGL from the coding sequence ATGACGCAAATCGTTGCAATAATAGGGGTTGGTTATGTTGGGTTACATAGCGCACTTACCCTCTCCAATGCAGGAATCAAAGTCATTGCTTTTGATATCAATGAACAACGAATTAACGAACTTGCTTCTGGTGTTGACCAAAATATGGAAATTACAACAGTCTATACCCAAAATATTAAGTTCACCCATGACCCTGAACAATTAAAAGAAGCAAACTATTATTTAATCTCTGTGCCAACCCCCATAAACTCCCACAAAATACCCGATCTTCGCCCTTTAAAAGCTGCATCAAAACTTGTGGCTTCGGTTTTAAAAAAAGGAGATCTCGTTATTTTGGAATCAACCGTATTCCCCGGAGCAACTCGTGAATTGTTAATCCCTATTCTTAATAAACGCAGTGGATTAACAAGTGGTACTGATTTCTTTGTTGGCTATGCTTCTGAGCGCATCGTTCCAGGAGATGAGCATTTGACTCAACTCAATACCTCAGTCCGGGTTATCTCAGGACAAAACGAACACGCATTAAAAAAAGTAGAACAGTTGTACCAATTAATTCCCGGAATAAAAGTGCATAGCGCATCAAGTCTTGAGGTAGCTGAATCAAGTAAACTTCTGGAAAACATTCAACGTAGCGTTAATATTTCCCTGATGAATGAATTTGCTCAGATAATGGATAAACTGAAAATCCCATTTCACGATGTCTTAGATGCTGCAAAAACAAAATCTAATTTCCACCCATATACTCCAGGTTTAGTTGGAGGACATTGCATTCCCGAAGACCCATATTACTTAATTTACCAAGCCAGCACCTCTGATTGCATCCATAATTTAATAAGCTGTGCCTATCAAACAAACCAACAATTTTATTATTTTATAATTAATAAATTAACCACGCTGCTGATTAAACAGAAAGTAGTGATATCCAATGCCAAAATTGCCCTTTTGGGTATGAGCTTTAAAGCAAATGTAAATGATATCCGTCACAGCTTGTCAATTAATTTATACGATAATCTTAAATCCATGGGTATTAATGTCCTCGCCTGCGACCCCTTAGTCATTCAGGAAAAAATAGATATGGATTGGATTGATTTAGAAGAACTAGAACATTGCGACGCGATAGTTCTTTGCCAAGCACATGAAGAATTTATTCAAATTGGCGCACAAAAAATGAGTGACAAACTAGTTACTAATGGTGTGTTTATTGATGTTCCTGGCGTCTATGCTCATTCGGAGCTGAGAAAAGATATTCTTTATTGGGGATTGTAG
- the phbB gene encoding acetoacetyl-CoA reductase — MHSHNVVLITGGTGDIGTAIAKQLNASSKHVFALDLATKEHGIAWEEELRETGYRNIAFRHMDVSDYDQCEKVIYSIIKEFGDVDVLVNNAGITRDAVFTKMTKQQWDEVLRVNLDGMFNVTRQVVENMREHESGRIVNVSSVNAQKGQFSQANYAASKAGIYGFTKSLAQELMSKNITVNSISPGYVDTRLMKGIRPDILESIIEQIPAKRLAQPEEIAWVVDFLVNEKSRYITGANLSVNGGLHMY, encoded by the coding sequence ATGCACAGTCACAACGTCGTATTAATTACTGGGGGTACCGGTGATATTGGTACTGCAATCGCAAAACAATTAAATGCATCCTCTAAGCATGTATTTGCCCTTGATCTTGCTACTAAAGAGCATGGAATAGCCTGGGAAGAGGAGTTGCGAGAGACAGGGTACCGAAATATAGCGTTTCGACATATGGATGTGAGTGATTATGATCAATGTGAGAAGGTCATCTATTCCATTATAAAAGAGTTCGGTGATGTTGATGTTTTAGTAAATAATGCGGGTATTACACGAGATGCGGTATTTACTAAAATGACAAAACAGCAATGGGATGAAGTATTGCGAGTTAACCTTGATGGAATGTTTAATGTAACCCGTCAGGTTGTCGAAAATATGAGAGAACACGAATCAGGACGAATCGTTAATGTTTCTTCCGTAAATGCACAAAAAGGCCAGTTTTCTCAGGCAAATTATGCGGCTTCTAAAGCAGGTATTTATGGATTTACCAAGAGTCTGGCACAAGAGTTAATGAGTAAAAATATTACTGTAAACAGTATTTCTCCTGGTTATGTGGATACTCGTTTAATGAAGGGGATTCGCCCTGATATTTTGGAATCAATTATTGAGCAAATTCCGGCAAAGCGTTTAGCACAACCTGAAGAAATTGCTTGGGTAGTTGATTTTTTAGTTAATGAGAAGAGCCGATACATTACAGGTGCAAATCTGAGTGTTAACGGTGGACTTCATATGTATTAG
- a CDS encoding NAD-dependent epimerase/dehydratase family protein, with amino-acid sequence MMRVLITGGAGFIGSNLAKYHVQKGDEVIVVDNLSTGRIENIKALQQKPGFTFYKKDLLKWKGLAQVLVGVDRIYHMAAVVGMFHVLNHPVETLKCNIFATLKLMETILSLESPPLVIIASSSEVYGNQHKTMSEHTPLIIESSITSHASYVISKLSDESIALAFWHKHQIPTIILRLFNTVGRNQLSRYGMVVPRLIKQALSNEPITVFGDGTQKRSFCNVEDSVNLINLLANNPASVGEIVNVGFNEDISINSLAKKIKKICESKSPITHIPFSEVYHNDFIYIADRKPDISKLLNLTHYTYKWNIDTTIADIAAYFKQIGIK; translated from the coding sequence ATGATGCGTGTTCTAATAACTGGCGGTGCGGGATTTATAGGTTCGAATTTAGCAAAATATCATGTGCAAAAAGGTGATGAAGTCATTGTTGTTGATAATTTATCAACCGGTAGGATCGAAAACATCAAAGCCTTACAACAAAAACCAGGCTTTACCTTCTACAAAAAAGACTTGCTCAAATGGAAGGGGCTTGCCCAAGTACTTGTTGGTGTTGATAGAATCTATCATATGGCTGCCGTTGTTGGCATGTTTCATGTTTTAAATCACCCGGTTGAAACCTTAAAATGCAATATTTTTGCTACCCTAAAACTTATGGAAACCATTCTTTCTCTAGAGAGCCCCCCCTTAGTGATCATCGCATCCAGCTCCGAAGTCTATGGGAATCAGCATAAAACCATGAGCGAGCATACCCCGTTAATTATTGAAAGCAGCATCACCAGTCATGCTTCTTATGTAATTAGCAAACTCAGTGATGAATCCATCGCCTTAGCATTTTGGCACAAACATCAAATTCCAACTATTATTCTACGATTATTTAATACCGTTGGGCGCAATCAATTATCGCGCTATGGCATGGTAGTACCACGATTAATTAAACAAGCACTGAGTAATGAACCCATTACCGTCTTTGGTGATGGAACGCAAAAAAGATCCTTCTGCAATGTGGAAGATTCCGTTAATTTAATTAATCTACTCGCCAATAATCCAGCATCTGTTGGAGAAATCGTGAATGTTGGTTTCAATGAAGACATCAGCATTAATTCCTTAGCAAAAAAAATAAAAAAAATTTGCGAAAGCAAATCACCGATTACTCATATTCCTTTTAGTGAGGTTTATCATAATGACTTTATCTACATCGCTGATCGCAAACCAGACATCAGCAAATTATTGAACCTGACCCACTATACTTATAAATGGAATATAGACACAACCATTGCGGATATTGCAGCCTACTTTAAACAAATAGGTATAAAATGA